Part of the Lycium ferocissimum isolate CSIRO_LF1 chromosome 6, AGI_CSIRO_Lferr_CH_V1, whole genome shotgun sequence genome, GACAATTTCCCAATAATAAAATATTCAGCTAGGATTATCATAGGGTGGAAACTGGTGCCACCTTTTGTGTGCATTCATGTATTAAGACATAACATAAAGCCAATAACTCCACGTTAACCATATTGTAGAAATCACAAATGACTGTTGGTGGGGCCATCCACCCTCAACTAGAGGCTTTGGGTTCGATTTTAAATGGAGATATTCTTGGTAAGAAGCGCTTCTTACTTAAATTCGCCTTATGCGGTGCGAATTTGAATTAGTCGAGACAGTAAATTTCGGATACCAAATGGTtattccaaaagaaaaaaaactaatattagGGGCCACGTACTAGCTAAAAACTTCAAAAGCCCCTCCTCCGCCTAACCACCACCGGAAGCCCGCCTCTCACGGTTGCCGTCAGCCCTGGATCGAACCGGAGATCCCCGCCGGCCGCCACAGCCCGAATGTCGAAGTGTTGCAACATAGAAGCCACTACACACTTCATTTCCGTTAGTGCCAGTTCCTTTCCCAAACACACCCTAATTCCACCTTGAAAAACAGGGTATTTAAAAGGACTTTCTTGACAAAAAATGCCATTTTTCAACCACCGTTCTGGCTTGAACTCCATATAATCGTGGCCCCATATAGTTTCCATTCTCCCCATCGCATACGCATGGTATGTCACCCTATCATTTTTGCCCACAAATGTGCCGTCTGGAAATACATCATTTTCACTAGCAAATTTTGAATCAAATTGCACTGGTGGATATAGCCTCATGCTCTCATGAACCACTGCATTCAAGTAATGCATTTGATTTATCTGTTCAAACTTCAggaattcttgattttgttgcATAACACAACTCGTTTCTTCCCGGATTCTTAATTCAACGTCGGGGTGACTCGTTAGTAGCCAAAAGATGCTTGTTAGGGCGGATGCCACGGTGTCACGCCCCGCCAATATAAAACTTATCACAATGTCCCTTAAGTAGACTTCATTGTCAACCATAGTCATGAATCTTGATAAAAGATCTTGATGATTGGAACAttccaattttcttttttgcctTATGACTTCCCTAGCAAGAACATCAATATTTTCAATGGCCTTCCTTAATTTCTTCTCATTTCCAATGTTCAAAAGCCTTTTGATCTTCCAAATCAATGGTGATGCTGCCATTGCCCTCTCTGCTGACAATTTTGTTGCCAAATCAAACGATTGCGCGAAATGGGAAAGAGGAAGGGATAGTTCAAGACAACCAGGGTCTAAACCAAAAGAAAATTTGCATATGTTATCAAAAGAAAATCTTCTAAAAACATCTTGCAAGTCCAAAGTTGTCCCTCCAAGATCTTGTTGAGATACAACAGAAGATAAAAGTGGGAGGAGCCTAAACTTGATCTCATTTTTCACGTTGTTAAATGCATAAGATCTAATGGACATGCTACCAAGTTCAAGACTAGCCATTTTCCTTTGGAACATCCATAAATCTCCATCAACATTGAAAATTCCATCCCCTAAAAGGTCACCAAGAATCATTGAGAAAGGCTTCCCTTTAGGGTAATTCAAGAAGTTGGTTTTGAGCATATACTCCACATTTCTTGGATTGGCTGTGATTATGTTGCCAAGAACATGGATTTGTATAGTTTGCGATGGCGAGTTTCGGAGAAGATGAGCATACCAATCACCAAGATTAGTAAATTCTTTTCTCCAACTAGATGTAAGGTAACAATGGCAAATGTCACAATTGCAccataacttatttttcaagaagagcaaaacagagaaaaaagagaaggcaatggcaaaagagaagagaaagtaGCCTATGGACACTTGCAAATATTGCAACAAAGTGTATACTTGTGACTCCATTAAAGAAGAAAGCAAAATTTTATTTCCTAGATGGGACttggaaaaaagagagaaaataactAGGAAACATGAATTTGGAGTTTTGGCCTAAGTGCATTGCATTCTTATAAAACAGTTTTTTGGGGCCTATTGTAGCACATGAAAGATGAGGGCATGTGGTGTTTGGCAATCAATTACCATGAGGGAAGAATTCTGAGCTGTACAAGATTGCAAATCCCTAATGCCATCA contains:
- the LOC132059189 gene encoding cytochrome P450 94C1-like; amino-acid sequence: MESQVYTLLQYLQVSIGYFLFSFAIAFSFFSVLLFLKNKLWCNCDICHCYLTSSWRKEFTNLGDWYAHLLRNSPSQTIQIHVLGNIITANPRNVEYMLKTNFLNYPKGKPFSMILGDLLGDGIFNVDGDLWMFQRKMASLELGSMSIRSYAFNNVKNEIKFRLLPLLSSVVSQQDLGGTTLDLQDVFRRFSFDNICKFSFGLDPGCLELSLPLSHFAQSFDLATKLSAERAMAASPLIWKIKRLLNIGNEKKLRKAIENIDVLAREVIRQKRKLECSNHQDLLSRFMTMVDNEVYLRDIVISFILAGRDTVASALTSIFWLLTSHPDVELRIREETSCVMQQNQEFLKFEQINQMHYLNAVVHESMRLYPPVQFDSKFASENDVFPDGTFVGKNDRVTYHAYAMGRMETIWGHDYMEFKPERWLKNGIFCQESPFKYPVFQGGIRVCLGKELALTEMKCVVASMLQHFDIRAVAAGGDLRFDPGLTATVRGGLPVVVRRRRGF